TTTAGTCCTTGGAAGTTATAGGGATTCATTATCTTTTTCTCATATATTATATTGTGTTTATGCTAAATTGTTTTGTAATGCcatgcaaaacaaaatatattaagttgTTTGAAAATAAGTTGTTTAATGATATTGCTTCTTATAATGAAATTAGTTTGGTACATGATGGATGGCACATGAATACCCTTTcctttaatgaaaattaaaaaaaaaggaaacttcCAAAATAATTTGAGCAAGACAAATAATTGAAACCATATCTTAAGTAGAGTTATTTTactaatattcttttttataataaccgaatgtattaattaaaagatggtatttaatttaatttaaaatatttatcatgaaataatccATGCACGTAATTCTCTGGTCatcaaaaagaaatatttctATCGTATTTTGCTACTCAATTGCCTTCAAACGAACAAGAACTAATACTTAACAACACAAAAACTTCAAggactaaagaaaaaaaaactccccCTCAAATTACCTTCCATGattgttcttctttctttacAGCACAGGTGCCGTAAACAGTAAAaggccaaaataaaataataaaaaaggaaaaacaaaatcggTGACTACTTTAATattctcatattattttatttacgtaTAAATACAAATTCCACCGACGCAGGAGAGAAGATACAGAGAGCAGCGAGTCTGGTAGCGGCCATAACCACAAGCaccaaaaaataagataaaaaataaaaaataaaaatcatctctCTTTCCGGCTGCCTCTCTGCTGGTAGCCGCTCGCTACTGCTGctctatattttaataataattctaattgatttattaaaaatctaacaaaacGGATATCTATAAGGATATTGATTGGAGTACTGATAAAATGACCACCGCTGGCGGCGTCGGCGTCGGCGTCGGTGCTGGTCGCTTTATGGCTTACTCTCCGTCTCCATCTGCTCCTCACTCGCCTCATATCTCTGGTCTTCGCTCATCGGCAGCTTCCTCTGCTCTTGTTGTTGAGCAAGAAAAgtataatctctctctctctctcaactctTCACTGTCTGTTTTATAAATCTAGAGAGATCTAGATCGTTCATTTTAGTTGAAcagatctagttttttttttctttttcttatcacTAGTCTTGAGTCTCGTATTGTTTTGCTGTGGATTTTGTTTGATCGTTGACTTTACTGCTGGATTTAGCGATTGATTTATGTGGCTATATTGATGTGGTAACTCGTTTTGTGCTTTTGTTTGTTACTGTATGAATCAAATCAGCTTCTTtactgttttgtaatttttttgttggtaatttctGTGTGTGTTGTGTTAAGCAGTAAATTTTGTAACTCTTGTGTTTTGTTTCTGCTTGAGCTCCGAGGCCCAATTCTGATGATTGTGAATGATGTGTTTATGAAATGGTTTCTAATAGTAGTAGATTtattaaatgattgattagttaTGTGTATCTCCGCAGCTTTTGTATTTCTAGCATGGCAGTGATTGTATGTATGAGGATATTTGCGCAATTGCATGGTTAATTGATACTTGATATGTTTTTGTTAAGCAGATATTTGTCGGAGTTGTTGGCAGAGCGTCACAAGATTAGTCCCTTTTTGCCTGTGCTTCCTAATACCTACCGGCTGTTGAACCAAGGTGAGGTTCATTGTCACAATGCCTTTTCATGCACGTAGATCAAAGCATGTATAGTATTCAAAAATGGATATTTTTTCCGCTCGATTCTTTTTATGGTTACAGGAATAAGAAATGATTGCAATTGTGGAAAGTGGCTGCCTATATGGTGTCTGCAGTGTAGACACCTATACATGGAAACTGAATTTAATATCTGGCATTAGACGATCAAGATGTATCTGTACCTCGAATCGCAGATACTTATTTACCAAATGTGCTTCTATTTGTTGTGCTTtctataaaatgatgaaaaagaacTCAGTTTATGAATAGATTTTGCATACATgtcacaaattaatttcttatgaaGTCATTCCTATTGTTCCTCCCTGACCGTAAAATGATGATGAGGTTTAGAATGGTTGTACATCATTACTGTAGATAATATAAATGGTTCTACATACTATGCCAGTATGTAGAGCCTAGGGGGCTTTAACGATTGACAGGTCACACaagctctgtttttttcttcactctTCTGTTTTCTTGATGAAGGGAGTGAATGGTTTTGCCTTAACAAAATGGACGGAAAATATCTAAGGTGAGTGGAAACTTCAGTCATGTACCGGGGCAAGTTCATTTACGATCCTCGATTCCATTTTGGATATCGTGTTTAGTTTGATGAATTAGGTATGGATTAGCATTAAGCACATCAATGACACTCACTATTGACGGCTCTTAAATTAAAGAATGGAGATGGCTTTGGGGGAAGCACCAATTAGCTGTACAAAGGCTCTTAGGTTTCAGAAAGATATTCGTACCAACTGGACGCTATATAAGCATCTACTAGGACCTGTTGGAGGAGCATAAGGATTGCTTATAACagattgactggaaagtgtatATAGTAACTTGCAAATGAGAGGATTTCTTTTAGAGTACTAGTCATATATGCTTTTTTCAGTTGATTGTGTTGCATGTGGCTAATTGGCTTGCATTCTTGTGAAACTGTTAGGCATCATTGTATCATTACTATATTTCTCATATGACATTGTAGTTTGACTTGATTGGCATTCTAGATGTGTGCTACTGGCTTTATCCTCTGTCTAGAATCCTACTCCTTCCCCACTTCATATCTTGGTTCTTTTCCTTTGCAATCCTTTCTGAGCATTGGCTGTGATAGGGTAGGTGGTGGTTGAAGAGGGTGCGCAAATGAAGTAAAGAGCTCAATGGTGTTGACATAGATTAAAgcattttgaggtttttttttcttaggagtTGCAAATTcgtttttttcttctactaTAGGATTTTATCTTTTGTGTTAGGTTTCTTTGTTTAACATAATCATCTTTGGTGTGGATTCAGCATCTGAATCAACAAGCAAGACACTGTTTTGATGTTTTGGGGTGGGTAATACCGATGACTAACAGCCTATTAGATTTATTAAGAAAACCAACTGTTGGTTTGTGTTTTTGGAAATGAGGCTGCACACTTAGTATCTTTAACTCATCTTGCAGAAAGAGATCTTCCAATATACACAGTGGGCTAGGGATAGTTGGGTTATTGGTTGTTCAAGTAACTTATCACTTGGGGACATCTTTGACATCTCAAGAAGCTGATGGTCAATGTGATCTAAAACTCTGCCTGGTTTTCTTATAGACTCTGCTTGGAGCTTATATTGGGCACCAAGTTTGGCAAATTCAGATGCTGATGTTATAGCCAAAATGGGCGGGTTGATCTAATTCTGAGCGATTTCTGCCATGGCTTGGTTTTATTTTCCCTCCTTATCTCTTGCATTATCCTCCCTGTTAGCAAATACTTGTAAAAATTTTCCTATTTGCAGTGGTGCAAACTTATGGTGTTGATTAGATAGTGTTGTTTTTATGCAGGCTGCAAATTGGTAGATATACAATGTCCTTGAGTTTTCTTTACTTCCGTgacttgaataattaattttattagctgCTTTTATTCACTGTCaaactaattaaagaaaataatgttttaacattcttatttgtttaattatgcATATACCAGGCTATCACTTAACATTGTGATCCTTGAACTTTTCATATCAGACTATGTTCTTCTAAAGTTTAAGTATTTCATGGGGCAAGCATTGATTTTTAACTAACTCAGTTAACAATCCGTCTTGTCTGTTTGTGGTGACTGCTAACCAATAACCAATGCTAACTGGTACATCTTGTTCTTGAAAATTGACATTTTGGAGCAGAAATATTGCGTGTAACTACACTGTTGGGGAATGCGTCAGTTTTAGGTCAAAGTGGGCTTGAACATGCTAGCCCTCTGGCTTCCGGAGGAATATTTTCAAATGGAGCAGCTGATGCAAATGGATGGGCATCACGGTTTCAATCAGAAGTACGGATACTAACCATTAACATGACCTTTTTTTTCATCTGAATTTACTGTTTTTAGAAGCATTTCTGACTATATTTACCTTTTATGCTAACTTATATCTAAGCATGTAGTTTGAATTGCCAGGCTTGTCATGACAGGCAGTGAGTCTGAGGCTAACATCACCAAGCAGTGAAAAGTAGATCTTAACTTTGCACATTTTCCCTGAATATCCCTCTTAATTATATGGTTAAACCCAATACATGAATTTAATTTGTCATTGGTGACAAAATCAAAGACCTAATACcttttatttcaaagaattaCTTCTGGCTTGGCTTTGCAATTCATTCAAGGAAGGATGCATGTCATGCTGAGTACTAAGAAACTGCTTCCAGAGAAGACGGAGTTTGGTACACTTTTATGTAGAATCCTGACCCTTGAATTGATAAAAGCTGTTCAATACATGATAACGCTGTAGCAGAAAGCCTGGAGCCTTGACCAATCTAAAAGATGACAAGGCTGTTGAGCACACTAATACATAAGTCTCTAGGTTTAGAGCCTtctattttcattatatttggTGGGAATGCCTTAACATAGTTCCTGCATCgggcctttttttttattggttcatTTGCCAACATGTTCTTAGCTGTCATCTGCctagtttgtttgtttgtttcccCACCTGTTATAGTGTCTTAAACGTATTCTGGTGGGCTACTCCAACGGAGTTGCGAAATGATTTTGGTGCTCTATGAAGCTTCCTTGGGGATTTAATTACTGTTATGCCCACAGTATAAAGCAGGAAGCCACAAGATATAGATAGTGGTTTTTTTGACAAGATCTGGAATTATGTTATGCAGATGTCAGGTATTTTACAGCCCTCATCAGCACAAAACTGGCTGAGCTCTCAGGGTAGCTCATCTGGTCTTATTGTTAAGAGAACCATCAGAGTGGATATTCCTGTCGACAAATATCCTAATGTACAAATCATCTGCTCTTTCccttgcatttgtttttttttttttttttatatttttttttgcattttctttttctgcagCCTCTTGACATTCATCTTTTGTTGCAGTACAACTTCGTTGGGCGCCTTCTTGGTCCTAGGGGAAACTCCCTTAAGCGAGTGGAAGCAACCACAGAGTGCCGTGTTCTGATCAGAGGCCGTGGCAGCATTAAAGATCCAGCCAGGGtattaatgaaattttcttCTGTTAGTTGAATAACCTTTGTCTCAAACTTATAGTGGTCCTTAAGTACGACTTCAACCTTTTGAGGTAGAGCAGAACTAGGAAGCGGAAGTACTTTATTTTGAGATTAGTGATCAAACAATCTTCGCTGGAACCTGTATATGATTGTGGTCCTAGCTAGTCTCTGGAAAATCTGAATGTGCATGTGCTGCTTGAAAATTATATGGCAAATCTGCATTTTTCTGCTTATAACAGTTCTGTCCAACCATTGCCATCTTCTGCTTGCTAGATTGTAATTTGTCTCTCATAAATTGAGATATTATGCCCCCTCAAATTCGTTACATGATGTGAACAATATACTGTTCATTTCTTATAGGAAGATATGATGAGAGGGAAACCAGGGTATGAGCATCTAAATGAACCTCTCCACATCCTGGTTGAGGGTGAATTGCCAGTTGAAATAGTTGACGCCCGACTAATGCAGGCACGGGAGATACTCGAAGACTTGTTGAAGCCTGTGGTAATTAACTTATTCCTTCCTTGCTTGTATTTAGCTTGGAAATTAActccctcctcctcttcttaCATCAAAGCCTGCAAGCATCCTTCTTTTCTTATCAgggttaatatttattttttctcgttTCATGTATAGGATGAATCACAGGATTACTACAAGAAGCAGCAGCTAAGAGAGCTAGCGTTGCTTAATGGTACATTTCGCGAGGAAGGTTCTCCCATGTCAGGTTCCGTCTCCCCCTTTAACAACAGCCTTGGTATGAAGAGGGCCAAGACAAGGGGGTAGTGGATTCTTGAACATAGCGGGCTCTCGGAGCTTGTTTACTAGTTCTCCCAGTGATCAGCGGTTCTGACAGCACAGGTTCTCCTGTGTCAGCCAATGCTCCCAACCGCCATCGGGGCACTGGCACTGTCTGTGCCAGTTCTAACTTGTTTCTATATGAGGTGTGTTTATCTTCTGTTTGGGTGGGAGGTTTAATGGCAGTATCGCATATTAAGGGACCGGTTCAGTTGCGGGGTTGTGgttttatgttttgcttttttaggCAGTTTGGAATCAAAGACTGCTaatgtattaaattaaaattggtCCGTACTATAAGCTTGTGATGACAGTTTTGATGGTCGATGGGAAAGTCAAGGTAATGGTTTGGAGTGTTGTGTACCGTTAAGAGTAGGCAATACTCGAATTTGTTGAAAGCATTCTCTGCCGTCTCCTATTTTTAAGTGTATCTGCCCTCTCGCCCCTTCTCCCCACCTCTCTTCTTTGATCTCTTTCCTAGTGTTCTACTCGGCTGTTAGTTTTCCTAGTCATATCATGTGTCCAGGCAAGCGACAGAGATTTTATTTATGGTGCTCTAAGAATAGCCAATGAAAATAGCGAGATCCACtctcaaaaaagaaatagatagGTACAAGATGAATCATGGATGAAGTTAATGAGTTggattttttatcttcttcttcctcctcccttTCAGTTTCTCTCTTTTCAAAGTGAGTGAGTTTCAAGGAGTGACCAATGTATACTTAAAACCCAATTTACATAACAAAGCATACAAGGAAAAAGATTTCTTCCTAGCCAGCAAAACATAGAATGTGTTTTGATCATTTATTGAAGATACAAAGAggagcttatatatatataggaactTTCACGTCTGTGAATGTCAGCTCCAGGTCATCATGATTCGTCAGGTGGAGAGCTGGAGAGTTTGCATGCAGTCAGTCCTCCTCTCCTTCCTCCTCATCTTCGTTATCATCGATCCCAACCCAATTAGTGAAAGCAAACAGAAACTCCTTGAAATTCACCATTCCGTTTTTATCCCAGTCCATCTCTTCTGCAATTGTAAAGTGAGGACCAAGATTAGTGTGTttcttcaaacaaaatattGCCCCCGTGTGGCTCAATCTGAACTGGTTCCTCGTCATCAATAATGATCAGTAAACAGAAGCCTCGAGTATAAATTGATTGGATTCTAAGAAATCTACATTCGCGCGTTAACATGCAAGTGACCTTCATACAGACATAAATGAAAGTGGAATGTCTAGAGCGGAGAGGGAGGGACTAACCAAATCTTTTCATGGCTATTCGTCCAGACGAACGTTCCCCAGATTCATTTATGGCTTGTACCATCTCACTCTTGCTGACGTAACCGTCCTTGTTCTTGTCCAAGAACACAAAGGCCCCAACCAGTGTTTCAAATGTGGCCTCCAGATCCGGCATGCCTATTCGTGATTTCTAAACATGTCATGGATTACAAACATATATGGCAGAAAACGAAGGAAAAACACACAATTTTGCTGTTTATTTTGATTAGAGAAGCCAAAACAGCAATGAAAAGTGATGACTTTACCTGGACTTAGCACAAATGCAAGTAGACAGcacataattaattagaaaacgAGGTGGAGAACTGGGAGTTTGGCTGTAAGACATGAAGAGCTCTCTCATCAAGAGACAGAAGAAAATGATTTAAACTGTCAGAAGCATGTGGTGGATGGAACATGCCAAGTTCGGTTCGAGAAAAAATGGAAAGCAGCAGCTATAAACCATAATGGCGGAGCATTAACTGCTCTCTATTCAGGATACAGCTTGAGGGGTAGCAGGATCATCCTTGAGAAGATAGACAAGACAGAGAAGTACAATGAACTCACTGAACTTCATGCCCATGTCCTCATTAACATCACATGTCTCAAAGAGATCGTTAATTTCTTCGTCTGTAAACGCAGTCTCCAGCTTATGGAAACATTTCCGGAGCTCTTCCTTATCAATGGACCCGTTGGAATCTTCATCTGCAAGGAAACAAAACGAACTCTTACCACTTGGAAgtaaacaaagaagaaaaagggatgTGTTTGTCTGTAATTTCTGTGCGTTCGTATCATGACAGCATGCGGGCATCCCTTGAATATTAGGGGAAAGGTGCTGTAACTTAATCCATGTTTTAATCATCTGTACTACCAAACAATCCGTCAATCTGCCTTGGAAATCAGTATTTTGGATGAACTCCTTGATCCTTAATTTTGGTATCGCTTAGCTAAGActtgattaaaaacaaattcaagataTCTAGAGCATCAACCATGTATACTTGATCCTAGGTCAGATATTGTTTTCTAGTAAAAAGATTcatataaacatgttttttcatgtataataaaaaaaaaattaagtgaaaattttagttaataaaGCCTTGAGTCTCATGTGTGCTTATAGCCAAATGAAATAtacaaagaagaaaacataTAGAGCGAAACTGGAGACTTACCAAATTGCTCAAAAGTAGCTTTACATTTTCTGAAGCTTTCATCTATTTTTGGGAATTTTAAGATTATACTGTTGAATGATTTTATTGAACTTCCATGAGTTTCCCTCCGCCGCATAGCTTCGACCACTTTTGCTTCAATTTTTGTTTCCGGTATCCATGGCTTCTTAGGTGAACCGGCCTTTCCCACTGCACCTCCCATTCTCAATTAACGAGGCGAAACGGGACGCAGGAAACTCAGTGCGTGTCTGGCTGGTCACACAATCAATTGAAGATGTTAGACATGTTCGAGCAAGCTTAGAACAGCAAAATATACAGCACTTCCACTAGGGAAACTGGACACCAGATAAACGTCAAGAAGGAAAACACAGAGCTAGATAGATGTTCGTGACCTCCACTGTTCCTTTGACCAAAACAAGTTCACATGATCCTTTGCCTATCAAAGACCAGATcccagaaaaaaattaaattttaattcaagatCATTCAAGAGCTGTATGCTTTACATGTATATGAACATTCCAAAATCTGACTTTTTAACAAACCAAGTCTATCCTTTTTCCAATAAGTTTTGCATGCAAGACACATCTTTAATGCATGTAGCAGAACACCTGATCCATGATTATAAATGACAACCTTATTGAACTGATGAGCAATATCACAGCTTTCTACAGCCAGATTTATGCTGGTGCGAAGGAAATGGAGCCACATCTAGCATTagctaattaatttgattgacaAGGTAATGAAATGATACCAAAGAAAACTTCTTTCATAATCAAATCGCAGGTATCATTCTCGCTGTAATATATATTCTATCAGTTGCAGTTCTGAAATCAACGCCTACAAATCGGAGCTAGCttcaaaatgaaatttaaaggaGGCATAAACTCTAACCAGAAACTCACTAAAAGCAAGAAATCAAGAACCGGGACAAACCCTTAAAGAAACACTTCTCTCCTGATGATTTCCTCGGCCCCTCAAGAGTAG
This genomic interval from Populus alba chromosome 1, ASM523922v2, whole genome shotgun sequence contains the following:
- the LOC118037679 gene encoding KH domain-containing protein At5g56140 codes for the protein MTTAGGVGVGVGAGRFMAYSPSPSAPHSPHISGLRSSAASSALVVEQEKYLSELLAERHKISPFLPVLPNTYRLLNQEILRVTTLLGNASVLGQSGLEHASPLASGGIFSNGAADANGWASRFQSEMSGILQPSSAQNWLSSQGSSSGLIVKRTIRVDIPVDKYPNYNFVGRLLGPRGNSLKRVEATTECRVLIRGRGSIKDPAREDMMRGKPGYEHLNEPLHILVEGELPVEIVDARLMQAREILEDLLKPVDESQDYYKKQQLRELALLNGTFREEGSPMSGSVSPFNNSLGMKRAKTRG
- the LOC118037680 gene encoding probable calcium-binding protein CML21 — protein: MGGAVGKAGSPKKPWIPETKIEAKVVEAMRRRETHGSSIKSFNSIILKFPKIDESFRKCKATFEQFDEDSNGSIDKEELRKCFHKLETAFTDEEINDLFETCDVNEDMGMKFSEFIVLLCLVYLLKDDPATPQAKSRIGMPDLEATFETLVGAFVFLDKNKDGYVSKSEMVQAINESGERSSGRIAMKRFEEMDWDKNGMVNFKEFLFAFTNWVGIDDNEDEEEGEED